In Bacteroidales bacterium, a single window of DNA contains:
- a CDS encoding DUF5916 domain-containing protein, whose translation MSRPSVFFRCQAILAVLFCLMQVSPLLAQDRFELFFTAKARSRRIPEKTVNIVQSQSDIVLDGSLNEKAWSAAEIATGFQQNFPSDQSPAESKTEVRFTYNHNSLYAGITCFDNLPGKYVVESLKRDFRYQDNDYFMLILDPYDDLTNGFVFAVSPLGVQLEGLLSGGGGGFTPVSSSWDNIWYSEVQRNDSSWTAEIRIPFKTIRYNDKITQWNIQLVRNDMKRNERSTWTRVERQYRPTSLTFSGGLKWDTVPPPAGANISLIPYLSGSANQDMAVNNKVQFDGKAGFDGKIALSTSMNLDLTVNPDFSTVEVDEQQTNITRFELFFPEKRQFFLENSDLFSDFGFRRSQVFFSRRIGLNAPLLFGARMSGLLGRGFSTGLLNAQSTNLMADDGDDIPAFNYTVATFRKQIFGRSSISGIITNKQAINFNKDQDRGFDFGDQNRYNRVYGLQYNLLTQNDKWTGSIYGFRSDDPVRQTGNWSHGTSLRYNERNISVFWTHEYIGEGFNAEMGFFPRTGYFMFGPYISYQFYPDSRVISRHGPTARFFSYLDGDWSFTDREASLGYRIRFINTSDLRFELEDTYVKLFNDYWICCA comes from the coding sequence ATGAGCAGGCCTTCTGTGTTTTTCAGGTGCCAGGCAATCCTTGCGGTTCTGTTCTGTTTGATGCAGGTGTCCCCATTGCTTGCACAGGACCGCTTTGAGCTCTTTTTTACAGCAAAGGCAAGGAGCAGAAGAATCCCGGAAAAAACCGTAAACATCGTCCAAAGCCAATCGGATATCGTCCTGGATGGCAGCTTAAATGAGAAGGCCTGGTCAGCTGCGGAAATTGCCACCGGCTTTCAGCAGAATTTCCCATCTGATCAGTCCCCGGCAGAGTCAAAAACGGAAGTCCGCTTTACTTATAATCACAACAGCCTTTATGCAGGCATCACCTGCTTCGACAACTTACCGGGGAAATATGTGGTTGAATCCCTGAAACGGGATTTCAGGTATCAGGATAACGACTATTTCATGCTGATCCTGGATCCCTATGACGATCTGACCAATGGCTTTGTATTTGCAGTTTCACCCCTGGGAGTTCAACTGGAAGGATTGTTGTCGGGGGGCGGAGGCGGCTTTACTCCCGTTTCATCCTCCTGGGACAACATCTGGTACTCGGAGGTTCAGAGGAACGACAGCAGCTGGACCGCGGAGATCAGGATCCCGTTTAAGACCATACGCTACAACGATAAGATCACCCAATGGAACATCCAGCTGGTGCGCAATGACATGAAAAGGAACGAACGGTCCACCTGGACCCGGGTGGAGCGTCAGTACCGTCCCACCTCGCTTACTTTTTCCGGAGGATTGAAATGGGACACGGTACCCCCTCCCGCCGGAGCAAATATTTCCCTCATTCCCTACCTGTCAGGTTCGGCCAACCAGGATATGGCTGTAAATAACAAGGTCCAATTTGACGGGAAAGCGGGATTTGACGGGAAAATCGCACTCTCCACTTCCATGAACCTCGATTTGACGGTCAACCCGGACTTCTCCACCGTGGAGGTGGACGAACAGCAGACCAACATCACCCGGTTTGAACTGTTCTTTCCTGAAAAAAGGCAATTCTTCCTGGAGAACAGCGATCTTTTCAGCGATTTTGGTTTCAGGCGTTCCCAGGTGTTCTTTTCCAGGAGAATAGGACTGAATGCTCCCCTTTTATTCGGGGCCCGCATGAGCGGCCTGCTGGGAAGGGGTTTTAGTACAGGATTGTTAAATGCCCAGTCCACAAACCTGATGGCGGACGATGGGGATGATATTCCGGCCTTTAATTATACGGTTGCCACCTTCCGGAAACAGATCTTCGGCCGTTCAAGCATTTCCGGGATTATCACCAACAAGCAGGCCATCAATTTCAATAAGGACCAGGACAGGGGTTTTGACTTTGGCGACCAGAACCGGTATAACCGGGTGTACGGGCTTCAGTACAACCTCTTGACGCAGAATGATAAATGGACCGGATCTATTTATGGATTTCGTTCCGATGATCCCGTCCGTCAAACCGGGAACTGGTCCCATGGGACCAGTCTGAGATACAATGAGAGAAATATAAGTGTATTCTGGACTCATGAATACATCGGAGAGGGATTCAATGCCGAGATGGGTTTCTTCCCAAGAACGGGATATTTCATGTTCGGTCCCTATATCTCCTATCAGTTTTATCCGGATAGCAGGGTGATCAGCCGGCACGGCCCAACGGCCCGGTTCTTTAGCTACCTGGACGGGGACTGGAGCTTCACGGACCGGGAGGCTTCGCTGGGATACCGAATCCGATTCATAAACACCAGTGATTTGCGATTCGAGCTGGAAGATACCTACGTAAAACTCTTTAACGATTACTGGATTTGCTGTGCTTAA